CTGGCTCCACTCGCGCGCGAGCGCCATGACGAAGCCTCTCGAGTTGCTGGCGAGGCTCTCGCGGAATGCCGGATCGGCGAACAGCCGCGTCCGCTCCTCGCGCGGCTTCGCCATGATCGGGCGCCAGAAGGGGTTGTTGTCGAGGCCGAAGCCGGGCCGCGCGAAGTCGAAGCGCAGCTCGAGCGGACGGCAGCCGACCTGCGGCGTCACGTTCACTCCCTCGCGCTGGAGGCGCGCCGCCTCGTCGAGGCAGCGCTCGCCCTGATCGGGGACGAACGAGGTCTGGAAGAGCGGCGCCCATACGACGAGCTTGCCGCTCGCACGCGCGAGATCGGCGTAGAAGCCGATCTCCTCGATGCGGTCCTCGGTCGATCCGACGAGGAGGCGCGGCGCGAGCTCGACGATGCCGCGATCGTACGGCCGCAGGGCCTCCGCCAGCGCGAGCAGCTCGTCGCGCTCGGCCACCCGGCTCGGCGCGGGCTTGTTGTCGTCGGCGAAGAAGTGCGTGGGCGCGAACGACGTCGACCAGCCGAGCGCGCCCGCGTCCATCGCGTCGCGGACGTGCGCCGCCATGGCGTCGCGCTCGGCCGCCGTCGCAGGACGCTCGAGCGCGTCGGCGCCCATCACGTGCAGGCGAATCGCCGAGTGGCCGACGAACGACGCCACGTTGATGCCGAGCCCCTGCCGCTCGAGCGCGCCCAGGTAGTCGGCGTAGCTCTCCCAGCTCCACGGGATGGCGGCGCGCAGCGTGTCGAGCGGCATGCCCTCGACGAACGAGAGGAGCCGCATGATCGTGTCGCGGTGCTCGGGCTTGCAGGGCGCGAGCGTGAACCCGCAGTTCCCCATGACGACCGTGGTGACGCCGTGCCACGGCGACGGCGTCGCGTGCGCGTCCCAGAAGAGCTGGCAGTCGTAGTGCGTGTGCAGATCGATGAATCCGGGCGCGAGGGCGAGGCCGGCGGCGTCGATCTCCGTCCGCCCGCGCTCGGCGACGCGGCCGACGGTGGCGATGCGATCGCCGGTGACGGCGACGTCGCCCCGAAACGCGTCGC
The window above is part of the Candidatus Eisenbacteria bacterium genome. Proteins encoded here:
- a CDS encoding amidohydrolase family protein yields the protein MTDLVVRDALVVDGTGRDAFRGDVAVTGDRIATVGRVAERGRTEIDAAGLALAPGFIDLHTHYDCQLFWDAHATPSPWHGVTTVVMGNCGFTLAPCKPEHRDTIMRLLSFVEGMPLDTLRAAIPWSWESYADYLGALERQGLGINVASFVGHSAIRLHVMGADALERPATAAERDAMAAHVRDAMDAGALGWSTSFAPTHFFADDNKPAPSRVAERDELLALAEALRPYDRGIVELAPRLLVGSTEDRIEEIGFYADLARASGKLVVWAPLFQTSFVPDQGERCLDEAARLQREGVNVTPQVGCRPLELRFDFARPGFGLDNNPFWRPIMAKPREERTRLFADPAFRESLASNSRGFVMALAREWSQIVLRIPGGERTRALQDRSVAEIAAERGVAPVDAFCDVVLEGNLEDQWGALVMNYDEDHVAPMLRHPAGVMALSDAGAHMDTLCDQGFTTYLLGHWVRERGRLSLEEAVQLVTSKPADRYGLRGRGRIAAGGAADLVLFDPKRVGTKPTRLVNDLPEGQRRLLQGADGIEYVLVNGAAVVERGAPVDRRAGRLLRGGL